In a genomic window of Aeromonas veronii:
- the rplU gene encoding 50S ribosomal protein L21: protein MYAVFQSGGKQHRVAEGQIVRLEKLNVETGATIDFNEVLMVAAGDTFKVGAPFVEGGKVVAEVVAHGRGEKVTIVKFRRRKHHRKQAGHRQWFTEVKITGISA, encoded by the coding sequence ATGTACGCGGTATTCCAAAGCGGCGGAAAACAACACCGTGTGGCCGAAGGTCAAATCGTTCGTCTGGAAAAGCTGAACGTTGAGACTGGCGCTACTATCGACTTCAACGAAGTTCTGATGGTTGCTGCAGGCGACACTTTTAAAGTAGGTGCTCCTTTCGTTGAAGGTGGCAAGGTTGTAGCTGAAGTTGTGGCTCACGGCCGTGGCGAGAAAGTGACTATCGTCAAGTTCCGTCGTCGTAAGCACCATCGTAAGCAAGCGGGCCACCGTCAGTGGTTCACTGAAGTCAAAATCACTGGCATCAGCGCTTAA
- the rpmA gene encoding 50S ribosomal protein L27 → MAHKKAGGSSRNGRDSEAKRLGVKRFGGETVLAGSIIVRQRGTKFHAGTNVGLGKDHTLFATATGKILFEVKGPLNRKYVSIVAE, encoded by the coding sequence ATGGCACACAAAAAAGCTGGCGGTTCATCCCGCAACGGTCGCGATTCTGAAGCTAAACGCCTGGGCGTTAAGCGTTTCGGCGGCGAAACAGTTCTAGCTGGTAGCATCATCGTTCGTCAACGTGGCACCAAGTTCCACGCTGGCACCAACGTTGGTCTGGGCAAGGATCACACCCTGTTCGCAACCGCGACTGGTAAAATCCTGTTCGAAGTTAAAGGTCCGCTGAATCGTAAGTACGTTAGCATCGTTGCTGAGTAA